The Camelina sativa cultivar DH55 chromosome 14, Cs, whole genome shotgun sequence genome includes a window with the following:
- the LOC104741772 gene encoding uncharacterized protein LOC104741772, which produces MIICPCKDCRNVVRQLNSVVVEHLVIRGMDEAYKVHSDWYHHGDVKSVDEFQSKPTQWNEEVFELYKAAEFFDQELAFRGDLADQPVGDLSEIAEGEDQQEDEFLAKIRDAETPLYPSCSNHSKLSAIVTLFRIKTHNGWSDKSFNELLQTLPSMLPDGNVFHTSLYDVKKFLKSFHMGYEKIDACVNDCCLFRKKLKKLDKCPKCNASRWKTNKRTNEVKKGVPQKVLRYFPIIPRLKRMFRSEDMAKDLRWHYTNKSTDGKLRHPVDSVTWAQMNEKYPSFAAEERNIRLGLSTDGFNPFNMKNSNYSSWPVLLVNYNLPPHLCMKKENIMLTLLIPGPQQPGNNIDVYLEPLIEDLNHLWKNGELTYDAFSKSTFTLKAMLLWTISDFPAYGNLAGCKVKGKMGCPMCGKNTDSMWLKFSRKHVYMCHRKGLAPTHRYREKKTWFDGKVEHRRKSRILTGHEVHQNLKNFQNDFGNVKKAGMKRKRTVYKEPVFDSDDDESESDEDEEVEVDEDELSRWKKRSILFTLPYWEDLPVRHNLDVMHIEKNVTHSIVSTLLHCGKSKDGLNARKDLQHLGLRKELHPTTKGKRTYLPAAPWSLSKNEKKIFCKRLFHFKGPDGYCSNISRGVSVEECKVGGLKSHDYHVLMQQLLPVALRGLLPKGPRTAILRLCAFFNHLCQRVIDIEVITVLEAEIVETLCMFERFFPPTFFDIMVHLTVHLGREARLGGPVHFRWMYPFERYMKVLKDFVRNPARPEGCIAESYLAEESMLFCNEFLKKTTNVEEKPERNVEYVNSSILEGRPISAGTSFTLTEMEKNIAHLAVIQNTAAFDHYVDMHLQYLQDSNPRCRRDATYLWSMHSKNFAAWLKGQISITSDGHEDIVKWLAYGPRCTARSYTGYIVNGQRFHTYSLERQSQNSGVYYEATAMCRSSAKDTSQVVDLVSYYGRITDIILLDYHVFYVPIFRCNWAVKGNGVKVEDGFTLVNLNQSQVSFQKDPYILASQAKQVFYSSEDGSSWSVVMRGASRRYSKEDVQSGNADIIGPLPVDVDMDTEMDEAEYARSDCEGIYVQE; this is translated from the exons ATGATAATATGTCCTTGTAAAGACTGTCGTAATGTAGTACGACAGTTAAACAGTGTTGTGGTTGAGCATCTTGTAATAAGAGGGATGGATGAGGCATACAAGGTGCATAgtgattggtatcatcatggagatGTGAAGTCAGTAGATGAATTTCAAAGTAAACCAACTCAGTGGAATGAggaagtttttgagttatataaagcTGCTGAATTTTTTGATCAAGAGTTGGCTTTTAGAGGTGACTTAGCTGACCAACCTGTGGGCGACTTAAGTGAGATTGCAGAGGGTGAGGACCAACAAGAGGATGAGTTCCTTGCAAAGATCCGGGATGCTGAAACCCCACTATACCCTAGCTGTTCAAACCACAGCAAGTTATCGGCTATTGTGACTTTGTTTAGGATTAAGACACATAATGGCTGGTCGGATAAGAGCTTCAATGAACTGCTTCAGACATTGCCAAGCATGTTGCCAGATGGTAATGTCTTTCACACATCATTGTATGAtgtcaagaaatttttaaagagcTTTCATATGGGATATGAAAAGATCGACGCATGTGTTAATGATTGCTGCCTCTTcagaaagaagttaaagaagctTGATAAATGTCCCAAATGTAATGCTTCACGGTGGAAGACTAATAAGCGGACTAATGAGGTAAAGAAAGGTGTCCCACAGAAAGtattaagatattttccaaTTATACCAAGGCTGAAGAGAATGTTCAGATCAGAGGACATGGCTAAGGACTTACGGTGGCATTACACTAACAAGAGCACTGATGGAAAACTTCGACATCCAGTAGATTCTGTTACATGGGCTCAGATGAATGAGAAGTATCCTTCATTTGCAGCTGAAGAAAGGAACATACGGCTTGGGCTGTCCACAGATGGATTTAATCCATTCAACATGAAGAATAGTAATTATAGTAGCTGGCCTGTGCTATTGGTAAACTACAATTTGCCTCCTCACCTTtgtatgaagaaggagaatataATGTTGACATTATTGATTCCTGGTCCACAACAACCAGGTAATAATATTGATGTCTACCTAGAACCTCTTATTGAGGATTTGAATCATCTGTGGAAGAATGGAGAGCTAACGTATGATGCTTTTAGTAAAAGTACATTTACTCTAAAGGCAATGCTTCTCTGGACCATTAGTGATTTTCCTGCGTATGGAAATCTTGCTGGTTGTAAAGTAAAAGGTAAAATGGGATGTCCTATGTGTGGGAAAAATACTGATAGTATGTGGTTGAAGTTTAGCAGGAAACATGTCTACATGTGTCATAGAAAAGGTTTGGCTCCAACACACAGATATAGGGAAAAGAAGACTTGGTTTGATGGAAAAGTTGAGCATAGGAGAAAGTCAAGAATTTTAACTGGTCATGAAGTTCATCAGAATCTGAAAAACTTCCAAAATGATTTCGGAAATGTGAAAAAGGCtgggatgaagagaaagagaactgTCTATAAAGAACCAGTGTttgacagtgatgatgatgaaagtgaatccgatgaagatgaggaagtaGAAGTAGATGAAGATGAGTTATCAAGGTGGAAGAAAAGATCCATTTTATTTACTCTGCCTTATTGGGAGGATCTACCAGTACGGCATAATTTGGATGTAATGCACATAGAAAAGAATGTGACTCACAGCATTGTATCCACATTGTTGCATTGTGGAAAATCTAAGGATGGTCTTAATGCTCGTAAGGATCTTCAACATCTTGGTCTAAGAAAAGAGTTGCATCCTACCACAAAAGGAAAGAGAACATATCTTCCAGCAGCACCTTGGTCTTTGTccaagaatgagaagaagattttttgCAAACGACTATTTCATTTTAAAGGTCCAGATGGATACTGTTCTAATATTTCAAGAGGAGTTTCAGTAGAAGAGTGTAAGGTAGGAGGTCTGAAATCACATGATTATCATGTCTTGATGCAACAGCTTCTCCCGGTTGCACTTAGAGGATTGTTACCAAAAGGTCCTAGAACAGCAATACTACGGCTATGCGCATTCTTCAATCATTTGTGTCAGAGAGTTATTGATATTGAGGTTATTACAGTATTGGAAGCTGAAATTGTAGAAACGCTTTGTATGTTTGAAAGGTTTTTCCCTCCAACCTTCTTTGATATCATGGTACACTTGACTGTTCATCTAGGAAGAGAAGCTAGACTAGGAGGACCTGTGCATTTTAGGTGGATGTACCCATTTGAGAGgtatatgaaagttctaaaagattttgtaaGAAATCCTGCAAGACCAGAGGGTTGTATAGCAGAGTCATATCTTGCAGAAGAAAGCATGCTGTTTTGTAATGAGTTTCTGAAAAAGACAACCAATGTAGAAGAAAAACCTGAGAGGAATGTAGAGTATGTGAACAGCTCTATATTAGAAGGTCGTCCAATATCAGCAGGAACGTCATTCACTCTTACTGAAATGGAGAAGAATATAGCCCATCTTGCTGTCATTCAAAATACAGCTGCCTTTGATCATTATGTGGA TATGCATTTGCAATATCTACAAGACTCAAATCCAAGGTGTAGACGTGATGCAACATATTTATGGTCTATGCATTCTAAGAATTTTGCTGCTTGGTTAAAAGGACAG ATATCTATTACTTCTGATGGACATGAAGACATAGTTAAATGGCTAGCATATGGTCCACGGTGTACTGCAAGGTCCTATACTGGTTATATAGTTAATGGACAACGTTTTCACACATACTCACTTGAAAGGCAGAGTCAGAACAGTGGTGTTTATTATGAGGCAACGGCTATGTGTAGATCTAGTGCTAAGGATACTTCACAAGTAGTTGATTTGGTGTCATATTATGGGAGAATTACTGACATCATATTGTTGGACTACCATGTGTTCTATGTGCCGATATTTAGATGTAACTGGGCAGTAAAAGGTAATGGAGTTAAAGTGGAAGATGGGTTCACACTTGTTAACTTAAATCAGAGCCAAGTAAGCTTTCAGAAGGATCCGTATATTCTAGCATCTCAAGCAAAGCAAGTATTTTATTCAAGTGAAGATGGATCAAGTTGGTCTGTTGTTATGAGAGGTGCTTCAAGAAGATATAGTAAAGAAGATGTTCAGTCTGGAAATGCAGATATAATTGGTCCATTGCCAGTAGATGTTGACATGGATACTGAAATGGATGAAGCTGAATATGCTAGATCTGATTGTGAAGGCATATATGTGCAAGAGTAG